The segment GAGGCCGAGGCCGGCGTCCTCGACGGCGGGCACCAGTTCGTCTTCCGGCTTGCGGTGCAGGAGCGAGTATTCAGATTGATTGGCCACCATGGTGAATCCCGCAACGGCGGACGCCTTGGCGGTCTGCCAACCGTTGTAATTGGAGACGCCGACGTACCGGGCGCGTCCTGACCGCAGAGCAAGGTCGAGCGCGGAAAGCGTTTCGTCCAACGGAACATTGCCGTCCCACGCATGGGCAAACCAGATGTCAACGTAGTCGGTTCCCAAGCGGGCAAGGCTGGCGTCGAGCGCGGACAGCATGGAGCCGCGGGACGCATCGATACTCCGTCGGCCGTCCGACGTCGAGACGCCCGCCTTCGTGGAGAGGACAAGCTCCGAGCGCGCAACGACGTCGCCCAGCATGGAGCCCAGGAGAGCCTCGGCTTGTCCACCGGCGTAGGAGGCCGCGGTGTCGATCATGGTCCCGCCAGCTGAAACGAAGGTATGCAGCAGCTCGCGCGCATCCTGTTCGTCCGTTTCTTCCGCCCAGGACATGGTGCCCAGGGAAAGGGTAGACACCCGAAACCCGCTATTGCCGACGTAACGCTGCTGCATAGCTGATAGCTTACGGGGAGTTCGGGTAGTTCATGACGTAGGGTCTATTCACGTGAACTGGTTAGAAGCAGCCTTCCTCGGCCTCGTGCAGGGCCTGACAGAATTCCTTCCGATTTCTTCGAGCGCGCACCTGCGTATTGTCGGCTCGTTCCTGCCCAACGCGGCGGACCCCGGCGCTGCTTTCACGGCCATTACGCAACTGGGTACCGAAACGGCTGTCATCGTCTTCTTTTGGCGGGACATCGTCAGGATTGTGCGCGCTTGGTTCGGATCGCTGCGCGGCAAGGTCTCACGGGACGATCCCGACGCCCGGATGGGTTGGCTGGTCATCCTTGGCAGCCTGCCGATCATCGTACTTGGCCTGCTCTTTCAGGACCAGATCGAGTCCGTCCTCCGAAGTCTGTGGATTGTGGCCACGATGCTCATCGTGTTCGGCATGATCCTTGCGGTAGCCGACGCTGTCGGCCGGCAGAAACGGGAGCTAAGCCAACTGAGCTACAAGCACGGCATCCTGTACGGGCTGGCGCAGGCCATGGCGCTCATCCCCGGCGTCTCCCGCTCAGGCGGAACCATCACCGCCGGCCTGTTGATGGGCTACACCCGTGAAGC is part of the Arthrobacter methylotrophus genome and harbors:
- a CDS encoding aldo/keto reductase translates to MQQRYVGNSGFRVSTLSLGTMSWAEETDEQDARELLHTFVSAGGTMIDTAASYAGGQAEALLGSMLGDVVARSELVLSTKAGVSTSDGRRSIDASRGSMLSALDASLARLGTDYVDIWFAHAWDGNVPLDETLSALDLALRSGRARYVGVSNYNGWQTAKASAVAGFTMVANQSEYSLLHRKPEDELVPAVEDAGLGLMAWGPLGRGVLSGKYRGQIPSESRAAEHRLSGYVDKYLDARGARIVEAVAMAGRGLGRSAVDVSLSWLLSRPAVSTAVVGARNAVQLKELLDAQLAPLPTEISRALEDVSTM
- a CDS encoding undecaprenyl-diphosphate phosphatase, yielding MNWLEAAFLGLVQGLTEFLPISSSAHLRIVGSFLPNAADPGAAFTAITQLGTETAVIVFFWRDIVRIVRAWFGSLRGKVSRDDPDARMGWLVILGSLPIIVLGLLFQDQIESVLRSLWIVATMLIVFGMILAVADAVGRQKRELSQLSYKHGILYGLAQAMALIPGVSRSGGTITAGLLMGYTREAAARYSFLLAIPAVFGSGLYQLYKVVSKEGITGPFGLPETALATVIAFVVGFVIIGWFLKFISTHSYRVFVWYRILLGLALYVLLGFNVISA